The segment GCGCCCGAGATCTCGCCCACCGTGGCGCGCGCGCGGGCCGCGTCGATCGCGAGCGCGAGGAGGTTCCCCCCACCCGTCTCGGCGGCGCGCGTGAGCGCGTCGAGCCCGGCGCGCACCCGGGCCGGGTCGCGCGTCGCGCGGATGCGCGCGAGCCGCGCGACCTGGGCCTCGCGCACGGCGGTGTTGTCGATCTCGCGGATGTCGATGGGCAGCTCCGCGGCCGGCTGGAACTTGTTCACCCCGACGATCACCTCCTCGCCCCGGTCGATGCGCGCCTGCCGCCGCGCGGCCGTCTCCTCGATGCGGAGCTTGGGCATGCCCGCCTCGATCGCCTTCGTCATGCCGCCCATCGCCTCGACCTCCTCGATGATGCCGAGCGCCTTCTGGGCGAGCGCGTGGGTCAGGGACTCCATGAAGTAGGAGCCGCCCCACGGGTCGATCACCCGGGGGATGCCGGTCTCGAGCTGGAGGATCAGCTGCGTGTTGCGCGCCACGCGCGCCGAGGCGTCGGTCGGGAGTGCGATCGCTTCGTCGAAGGAGTTGGTGTGGAGGCTCTGGGTGCCGCCGAAGACGGCCGCCAGGGCCTCGATCGTGGTGCGGACGATGTTGTTGTGGGGGTCCTGCTCGGTGAGGCTCGCCCCCGAGGTCTGGCAGTGGGTGCGCAGCATGAGCGAGGACGGCCGCTGCGGGGCGAAGTGCTTCTTCACCAGCGTCGCCCAGAGGAGGCGCGCGGCGCGCAGCTTCGCCACCTCCATGAAGAAGCTCATCCCGATGGCGAAGAAGAACGACAGCCGCCCGGCGAACTCGTCGATATCGAGGCCGCGCGAGAGCGCGGCGCGCACGTACTCGAGGCCGTCGGCGATGGTGAAGGCGAGCTCGAGGTCGCACGTCGCCCCCGCCTCCTGCATGTGGTAGCCGGAGATCGAGATCGAGTTGAAGCGCGGCATCTCGCGCGCCGTGAAGGCGATGATGTCGGCCACGATCCGCATCGAGGGCGCGGGCGGGTAGATGTAGGTGTTGCGGACCATGAACTCCTTGAGAATGTCGTTCTGGATCGTCCCGGTGAGCTTGGGCCGCGGCACGCCCTGCTCCTCGCCAGCCACGATGAAGCTCGCGAGCACGGGGAGGACGGCGCCGTTCATGGTCATCGACACCGACATGCGGTCGAGCGGCACGCCGTCGAAGAGGATCTTCATGTCCTCGACGGAGTCGATCGCCACGCCCGCCTTCCCGACGTCGCCGACCACCCGCGGATGGTCGCTGTCGTAGCCGCGGTGGGTGGCAAGGTCGAAGGCGACGGAGAGGCCCATCTGCCCGGCGGCCAGGTTGGCGCGGTAGAAGGCGTTCGACTCCTCGGCGGTGGAGAAACCGGCATACTGGCGGATGGTCCACGGCTGCCCGGCGTACATGGTGGCGCGCGGGCCGCGGACGAAGGGGAAGATGCCGGGGAGGGTGTCGATGAAGTCGAGGCCCGCGACGTCGGCGCGCGTCCAGAGGGGCTTCACCTCGATGCCCTCGGGGGTCTGCCAGACGAGACGCGCGGGGTCGGCGCCACCGCCCTCCTTGCGCGCGAGCTCGGCCCACGCGGCGAGATCGGCAGGGTCGCTGCGCTCCGCCATGGCCCGTAACATGAGCCATTCCCGCGGATGGTTCAATTGGCGGATTGGGGCCCCAGCGTCACGAAGGTGCCGCTCGCCCCTGCGGCCCCCCCACGTCTCGTCGAGGTCGAAGGTGGCATGGGCGTTGCAAAATCCGCCGTCCATGATCACCGACACCCGCTCATGGCGGCGTCTCACGCCGGACACCATTGCCGAGCTCCCGGAGACGGGCGCGGTGTTCGAAGTGGCGAACCTCGTACGGACGGTGCAGTTCATCGGCCGCGCCGCGGGCAACCTGCGCGCGCGCGTGGCTGCGTACGTCAGCGAGGATCTGAAGCTTCGGCCGTGCCCAGGCGGTTACTACTTCCGCTACGAGCCGACCCCGCTCGAGGAAGAGACGCTCGACCAGCGCCTCGCCGCGTACCTGAACAGCCACAGCGGCATGCTCCCGCTGGGCAATGCCGGGCCCCCGCCGACCCTCCGGGTGGCTGCGCGCCGGGCGGCCTGAGCCGTCAGCTTTCGGGCAACCCCCGGCACAGATCTGTGCGGGCAACCCCCGGCTGACGGCGGCGAGCCGGGCGACCTCGCCGAGCCCGCCGCGCGCCGGCTACCAGGGGGGACTGGGTCTTGCCGGGCCAGCCGAGAGGCACGCCGGCGAGAGGAGCAAGGGCGGTGCCGCAGCCGCGGCGCCGTCGACTCGGGCTCCCCGGGGCGGGCCGCGCGCGTCCCGCCTGCGTGACGGGCAGGCGTCTGCCCGCGCGGCGGGCAACCTCAGCCAAGACGGGACAGGGCCCAGAGGAGGAGACCGTACGCCGCCGCGGCGCCCCCTATGCGGACGAGCACGCGGGCCCACCGCGGGAGCCAGCGCGCGCGGCGCCGGCGCCCGGCGCGGTTCGTGATCACCACGCTGTCCAGGTGCGCGAGCGCCTCGCGCAGCTCGAGAGCGCTCTCGGGGCGCCGCTCGGGCCGCCGCTCGAGCGCGTGCAGGACGACCTCCTCCAGGGCCGGCGGGATCTCCGGCCGGAGCTCGCGCAGCGGCACCGGGTCCTCCTCCAGCTTCGCATGCATGACCTCCGGCGCGCTGTCGCCCGACCAGGGCAGCTTTCCGGTCAGCATCTCGTAGAGGATGACCCCCAGGCTGTAGAGGTCGGTGCGCTCGTCACCGTGGCGCGCCCGGACCTGCTCCGGGGCCATGTACTCGGGCGTGCCCACGCTCGACGACAGCCCCGACCAGGTGAGGTCGCCGAGCGTGGCGTCGAAGGCGATCCCGAAGTCCATCAGCTTCACGCTGCCGTCGGCGGTCAGCATGATGTTCTCGGGCTTGAGATCGCGGTGCACGACGCCCTGGCCGTGGAGGTAGACCAGCGCGTCGGCGATCTTGATCCCCATCTCGACCGCGTCCGCGACCGGCAGGCGGCCCTCGCGGCGCAGCCGCTCGCGCAAGAGCTCTCCCTGCGCGTACTCCATGACCAGGTAAAGGCGGCTCTTCTGGCGCGGGCGGAGCACCTTGATGACCGCGGGGTGGGCGAGGCGCTGGCCGATCGCCTCCTCGCGCTCGAAGCGGCGGTGGAAGACCAGGTCGCTGGCGTACTCGAGGTGGGGCACCTTGAGCGCCACCGTGTGGCCGTTCTCGCGGTCGCGGGCGCGGAAGATGGTCGCCATCCCGCTACGCGCGATGACGTCCAGGAGCTCGTACTGATCGAGCGTCTCGCCGGGCGCGGGCTCCCCCATCGGGGCGCCCTTAGCCGGTCACCGGCCGAGGCGCCACCAGGGCCGGGGGGCGGCCGGCGGGCAGCTCACGATGGCCGCCACCTGGACGCTCAGGTTGTCCTCGCCGCCCTCCTCGCGCGCCCGCCGCACCAGGGCCCGGCAGGCGGCCTCCGGCGGGTGGGCCACGACCAGCTCCGCCACCTCCTCCTCGCGCACCGCGACGTGGACGCCATCGCTGCACTGCACAACCACGTCGCCGGGACGGATATCCATGCTGAGCACGTCGATGCCGACGATCAGCTCGCGCCCGAGGCAGCGGGTCAGCATGTTCCGCCGCGGATGGGTGCGCGCGTCCTCGGGCGAGAGGAGGCCGTACTGCATCTGCTCCCAGACCCAGGTGTGGTCCTTGGTGAGCTGCTCCAGCTTCCCGTCGCGCGAGAGGAAGAGGCGGCAGTCCCCGATGTGCGCCGCCACCAGCGTGCCTCCCACCACCGCGCTCGCGGTGAGGGTGGTCCCCATGCCGCGCAGCTCGGGCACCGCGAGCGCCTTGTTGTAGAGCTCGAGGTTGGCCTCCTGGACGGCGCGGCGGAGTCGCTTCGCCAGCGCCCAGTTTCCGGGCGCACGGTCCATCTCGCGCGCCAGCACCTCGAGGGCGAGCGCGCTCGCCACTTCGCCCGCGGCGTGCCCGCCGAGCCCGTCGGCCACCGCGAAGACGAGGCCATCCTCGTGCGGCCAGTGCCCGACCGCGTCCTCGTTCTGCTCACGGAGGCAGCCGACGTCGGTCAGCTGGAAGAATTCGATCTCGGGCATGAACGCCGCGGGCCGGCGACCACGAA is part of the Deltaproteobacteria bacterium genome and harbors:
- the scpA gene encoding methylmalonyl-CoA mutase, whose amino-acid sequence is MAERSDPADLAAWAELARKEGGGADPARLVWQTPEGIEVKPLWTRADVAGLDFIDTLPGIFPFVRGPRATMYAGQPWTIRQYAGFSTAEESNAFYRANLAAGQMGLSVAFDLATHRGYDSDHPRVVGDVGKAGVAIDSVEDMKILFDGVPLDRMSVSMTMNGAVLPVLASFIVAGEEQGVPRPKLTGTIQNDILKEFMVRNTYIYPPAPSMRIVADIIAFTAREMPRFNSISISGYHMQEAGATCDLELAFTIADGLEYVRAALSRGLDIDEFAGRLSFFFAIGMSFFMEVAKLRAARLLWATLVKKHFAPQRPSSLMLRTHCQTSGASLTEQDPHNNIVRTTIEALAAVFGGTQSLHTNSFDEAIALPTDASARVARNTQLILQLETGIPRVIDPWGGSYFMESLTHALAQKALGIIEEVEAMGGMTKAIEAGMPKLRIEETAARRQARIDRGEEVIVGVNKFQPAAELPIDIREIDNTAVREAQVARLARIRATRDPARVRAGLDALTRAAETGGGNLLALAIDAARARATVGEISGALERVWGRYHAEIRSVSGVYGGQLADDAEWNALRAEVERFAAEHGRRPRMLVAKVGQDGHDRGAKLIATAFADLGFDVDVGMLFQTPEEVARQAVENDVHVVGISTQSGGHKTLVPQLIQELARLGAADIVVTCGGIIPTQDHAFLAQAGVKAIFGPGTKIPRAARRVLELIGDGGGAAANAAIGA
- a CDS encoding serine/threonine protein kinase → MGEPAPGETLDQYELLDVIARSGMATIFRARDRENGHTVALKVPHLEYASDLVFHRRFEREEAIGQRLAHPAVIKVLRPRQKSRLYLVMEYAQGELLRERLRREGRLPVADAVEMGIKIADALVYLHGQGVVHRDLKPENIMLTADGSVKLMDFGIAFDATLGDLTWSGLSSSVGTPEYMAPEQVRARHGDERTDLYSLGVILYEMLTGKLPWSGDSAPEVMHAKLEEDPVPLRELRPEIPPALEEVVLHALERRPERRPESALELREALAHLDSVVITNRAGRRRRARWLPRWARVLVRIGGAAAAYGLLLWALSRLG
- a CDS encoding serine/threonine-protein phosphatase, whose amino-acid sequence is MPEIEFFQLTDVGCLREQNEDAVGHWPHEDGLVFAVADGLGGHAAGEVASALALEVLAREMDRAPGNWALAKRLRRAVQEANLELYNKALAVPELRGMGTTLTASAVVGGTLVAAHIGDCRLFLSRDGKLEQLTKDHTWVWEQMQYGLLSPEDARTHPRRNMLTRCLGRELIVGIDVLSMDIRPGDVVVQCSDGVHVAVREEEVAELVVAHPPEAACRALVRRAREEGGEDNLSVQVAAIVSCPPAAPRPWWRLGR